CTTGCCAAAGTCAAGATGATTGGTTATAATCCTACAGAGTCACAAGATACGGCGTCATGAAATAACTGACAAAAAATTTCAGGAGAAATTGTGCTGTGTCAGGTCAAGTCTAGTTTTGTACAGATTATAAGGTTCATAAATAATTTTATTTATAATATTTTACCTGAGATATTTTTAAACCAATCAGTACAATCATATAGTTTTTTCCAAAAAATCAATTCAAAATTATTAATACTAGATTCACTTAATTCAATAATTCTTTCATTAATATAAGATTGACATTCTTTTATATCTAAAATATTAATTTGCCTTTGATTTTTATTGTCAATATTTTTAAATCTTACAAAAAATTTATCCAATAAATCATTTCTTACTAAATGTTCATATCTATCAGCTAGATTCAAAGTATTTAAATGGTTATCTGCTATTGTATATAAATAACCATGTGTATTTTGAATATCTTCATTAACTTTAAATTCTATAACTAACAATGTATCATCTACTTCAATATCACAATCTAAAATTTGTAATGTTGATAGTTCTTGATCAAAATAAGGATTTAAAAACATTCTATGCTTATTAGTATCTAAAAATTCACTTTTTTTAAAATCTTGATTACAAGTTTCACAAATGAAAATTAAATTGTATGTTAAAATCGAAAATTCTGGATATTTACTTCTAGGCATAAAATGATCTAGATCGTGTAGAGATTGTCGGCTAATTCCACAATAAGGACAGACTAATCCATTTTTTGTGAGAGGATTTTTTATTGTTAGATCTTTAATATCACTTTTTATTTTTTTTACTTTATCAGATTTTGAATCATATAAATAGTATAGTGTTTCATGAATGTTATCTATAGTATACTTTGGAATAGTATTAGATAAAGGTACTATTGTTTCAATTGTAGGAACTTTGTTAATGTAATCATTAACTTGGATAGATAGAGTATTATAATGAGGAAATATTTTATCCATATTTTTTTTAGGTTTATTTGTTGCTGTTTTAATTAGATACTCATAACTAGTATCCTCTTCAAAACTTATATATCTCAAATTAAACATTATACATTCTTGAATATTTTCTTTGCTTCTAGCAATAGCTCATAACTTAAAAATTCAGAATAATCATTTTTGAAATCTTCAAAATCTTTAAAGTATCCAAGATATTCTTTTCCAATAGTATCTTTTAACCAATCACTATAATATTTATTGCTTGAAAAAATATCATCGAAAATATAATTTGTAATATCTGTAGTGCTTGCACCAAAAGTTTTCATTACTGGTTTTTGTACTTCTATTACATCATCTTTTTCTACAATAATATTTATAAACTGTGAAGGTACTTCTCTAGCTACTATAGTCGAATGTGTTGCTATAATTGCAAATGAGTTATACTCTTCAAGGATTTTATTTAATATATTAATAAAACCTATTTCAAAATTTGGATGTAATGTATTTTCAGGCTCATCA
This genomic interval from Arcobacter arenosus contains the following:
- a CDS encoding HNH endonuclease — encoded protein: MFNLRYISFEEDTSYEYLIKTATNKPKKNMDKIFPHYNTLSIQVNDYINKVPTIETIVPLSNTIPKYTIDNIHETLYYLYDSKSDKVKKIKSDIKDLTIKNPLTKNGLVCPYCGISRQSLHDLDHFMPRSKYPEFSILTYNLIFICETCNQDFKKSEFLDTNKHRMFLNPYFDQELSTLQILDCDIEVDDTLLVIEFKVNEDIQNTHGYLYTIADNHLNTLNLADRYEHLVRNDLLDKFFVRFKNIDNKNQRQINILDIKECQSYINERIIELSESSINNFELIFWKKLYDCTDWFKNISGKIL